AAGAGATCAATTAATGGCAAAACtaaaatagtaaataatattGTAATCAATAAACAACACGTAATAAAAACAACTGAAGTTTTTATATATTGTTTTACAGAAAACGATAAAGTTTTTATGTTCTTCAAATCGTTTTCTGAATTTCAATATTCTGATTAAGTGTTTATATCTTCAAATCAGAATAGTAAAATTTAGATAGAATACAGAATATAATAAATGTAATTTTCTTAAGATTGTTATTAATCTGTATTGCTGTAAATAGATAAAATAATACTCTTTCTGAAAACAGAAACATAAAGTTAGTAGAAATTAAATTCTGAAAACAGTatttgaacttcttcaaaataaattctgaaaaaggtataggaacaaatcgagcccactgaatacacagtgtgtccttaagaaaattattcccctcaagtacccgaggttctggaatatatcctcccaggatagaacgatttaactcaccGGAGTGTTGGTACCAAAAACGCCAATGAACAGCGAACCACTCGAAGGCTGCAAAACACACTGGAATTTTtttttgtgcagaagaagaagaagattatcaGAATATTTTGTAAGTTAATATTCTGGGATTTGAAGAAATATTAATAGCCAATTTGGTACtgtttctgaaaaggtttgcaacctttcagaacagCCATAACTGTTGGAACATGTGTGATATTGTTTCAAAATAGCCATAGCTGTTGAAAATATTGGGGGAAATGTAAAATGGATTTAAAATCAtccggaaaagaaaaaaagggccAAACTGGACCGGGTAGCGGGTCATGGGTTATTTCAGATTGAATTTTCGTTAattaatttaactaattaatttaatatttgaaaagagttttgtccaaaaagattaatcaatcaatcgttgACCAAActcgaagccgaagccgagcgagcgacgacgacgacggcgcgagacttgccttcttcttagctctttaagagctaaaagataagcttctctatatatacacaaagattttctttacttctaccaatgagggacaaagtgcattaaTGAAATGAActcattcaaaatttcacttccctccATTTCTTTTTTCCATCATTTTCCATTCACACTTCTTTTGTTATTAAACAACAAAATCCAACACAATTATGGGCAAGACAAAGAGtttcaaacaaaaaatataaCAAAACAAAGATAAAAATCATAATAGTTGGAGCACAGTTTATAACATGATATTTTTCACGCTTTCCTAACTAGAGATAATTATGTATGAAAAGAATTGTCTTTACTTTCTAGCACTGGAGCCAGGTGGGTGACGAATAGGGGTGTTAAACGGGCCGGATCAACCTGGTTCCGGACTGGCCAAGCCCGGTTAAAACCGGAACCGGCCCGGACCGGTTAAAGGGGGCTGGGTTGGGCTGGGTTAGGGGGGGACAGACGGGTTGGTCCGTTTACCATTAAAATACCGGTTACCCGGAACGGTTCAACCCGTTAGGTGAATAGTACCCGTAAACCGGTTAACCGGCCCGGCCCGGTCTGGTTTAacggtaaaaaaaaattaataatttttttaatttgggCCAGAtctgaccgttggcaacggtccaTTTCAGAAAATGGTCGTTGCCCAACGGGTGAATTGCACAAATAGcccaaatttatttttaaaaaaaaaaaaaattaacctcCCTTTCAAACTCTATAAATAACCCCCCCTCTTCCTCAtattttcactcatctctcaattcTCAATCTCAATTCTCATATTCTCTCATTATTCAATCTTCATTCTTCACCTATTaaagtgcaatcaactatttggctattttttttttgaatttaatttatcgtagtacttattttttgaagtttgaacaattgaacttcaaaattaGAAGAATTGACGTTTCTTCGTGGTAACATTTGAGTTGCAGAATcatcaagtgctcaatttattgctgaattcggtgcactccctccaactctttctcttatttactattttacttgcatatttatttgttttgttgctagtagttaaatttttacaatatgtttaatgctgcaaAAAGAGTTTGTAACAAGGTTACTAATtggggaaataaaaaaagaggtagtACTTCAGGTTCAACATCTGGTAGTAATTTAAATACCTCTCcaaatattcctgaaacattaCCTGATAATAATATAGACTATGAACAATTGCAGGAAGATTTTGGTATAGATGATAATGAATTagaaatggaagatgagataccacttACACCTAGTAGTGTTGGAGCTGCTAGCAGGGGTGGTGGTCGTGTTGCTAGTAGTAGACCACCTGTGGCCCCGACTAGTAATcatagaaaaagaagtaaggtttggaaattctttgaggaaatataaggtactgatagagttaaatgtaaactttgtaatgatacttttaaacataagactgggggtcaattaggggggactgagacacttagtagacatatgagaattgagcATCCTATAGAATGGGGATCTGATGGGGATGGAAATCAATCAACTCTAAACCCTACTACTGGTGGTCttgtgaaatatgataaaatgaaggatcgtgaggagttagcaaaaatgattgctttgggttgtctacctttttcttttgcttcttcatcatatcttattatgtatattcaaaggatttacaatcctttatttaaaggtatccctagaagtacttgtagagctgatatctttagacttcatggacaatatcaaacatacatacgttatttgtttagccaccttccttgtagagtgtctctaacttctgatattggccatgctgttaatggaaatggttatttgacaattacatgtcattggatagatgataatacttgtatgcaaaaacgtattatcacttttagatatgatgaagatcagagtcatactgctacgtttataagtagtactatttgtgaagttgttgaattttataatctcaagcaaaaagtattgtgtatgtcttttgataatgcttctaacaataatgccgcaatttcaatattaaaattgcatttgcaaccacctcttgatgaaatttttcatgttaggtgtgcatgtcatgtttataatttaattgttaaaagtggccttgatttattttcaactgagattactcatgttagaagagcagttggtgttattcaaggaaataatagacaatctagaataaaggaatttaagaataagtgtgtccagtataaccttaaacccagattcatgccagacgaaattgttactagatggaattatacatatatatttttaaaatgttgctacaaatatagattcccaataactgaagttgctaatgcgcattgtactgatccaaaccatatgttaacaactactacttgggaggtcattaatgatgttgttaaatttttacataaattttatacagctactgttgagttttctggagcatattaccctactgttactatggctttagtacatatagctgaaatttcttttctactctttgaatttaagaagaaagaaaaatatagggatgttgttgaaaaaatgcaagcaaaattcaaaaaatatttctttccaattcctctgatttacttaattggtgccgttttaaatccttctattaagatatctgattgtcaccaattaatgaatgctttatatacttatatggagattggaccaactgaaaccccagatttatatacttgtatgaacaagctaaatgaatatttacaacaattatacaattattatgcaaatgtaattgatgctgctgctcttaatgtaggcaatgttaattccactatgcattgtaccacttctgctactgtggatgatgaagaagatcttgatagttttaatattttttctacattttctaacactcaaacagtagcaggaacattgatgaacttcaattctacttgcagaagcaaaaagagtctcgcacaaaggaattttcaccgttgggatggAGGAAAGCAATTTCCTGTTTTTTTCGCTATGGCTCAGGacgtgctgaatgtgccaatttcaactgttgcatcagagagtgcatttagccaagcaagacaacaacttggagacacccgtcactcattgggaagcaatgctttggaagttttagtatgtttcagagattggattagatcagaacgaagaaatcaaggacgtgaagatgttgatagcccagaagacgagtaacttggagatatattaacacatggtaacccatccgaatttaacactccaAAAGAAGGCCActcagttcatattgattatgaagaacttgctaaggcaatgcaaaacctttgaatttattcttttttggttaatttacttgttaaatgtaaacATTTCAAtgtgtaagtttgaattttgaaataaatgtagcacttgaaatttataagtgcaatttttttccatcttacttgtattctttatattaatataacttacaatagttatacaaaatacaaaaaaaaaaattaaaaaatacactaaacccggTCCGGCCCGGCCCCCTCAACCCGTAACCCgtacggttcaatttttacccggatgaacccgaacccgttaaacccgtTAAGAATCAACCCAGACCCCGCTCGGACCGTAACCCGTACGGGTCCAAAAAAAAGCGGCCCGGCCCACCCGTTTAACACCTATAGTGACGACACAGTAGCACATAACACGCTCCTTCGAGCGCTCCACCCCATTTACAAATATAAAATTCGAAGACACAGGCGCCAAATTTCCCCAAAACTCCCGCGCCTTTCCGACCCACATCCCCCGCCTTTTATTTCTTCGCCCctcttacacacacacacactaatcTCCTTGATTCTCTCCTCCTCTCCGCTTCACTTTCACACAGTCAAatcatttcattttcattttcactCTCAAATCCAAAAATGCAAATCCCCCATCCGCACCCCTCCACCCCTATCTCCGACGCCTTCGTCCACAAGCGCGGCAAAAAACGCGGTAGCTACAACTGCGGCCGATGTGGGCAACCCAAGAAAGGCCACGTTTGCCATATCTCTAAGGACCTTAATGATACTAATCCTACTGAAGTTCCTACTCCCCTGCCTAGCGAATCCAAATCCTTTGTTCTCCCTTCTCCGCTCTCTGTTATTCGTCCTCAGCAACTTCCGCCCCCGCCACATCAGCCACTTCCCCAGCTCCGGCGAGCGCTTTCTTTCGATGACGTCGATGTCAGCGATGATGAGTCGCCTGGATCGGATGATGATGACGTGGAATGTTTGGATCTGGAAAATGAGTTGGATTTAGGTGGGTCCGGGAAGTTACCAGCGAGTGCTTTGTGGGAAGTGCTTAAGAGATTGCCTCCATCAGCGCTGCTTTCTGCGGCGAAGGTGTGCAAGGGTTGGAGGGATGTTTCTAGAAGGATCTGGAAGTCGGCTGAGGAGCTTCGACTTGGAGTTCCTCTGAAAGCTCAGATTGGGCTTGTTGGATCGGTGTTGCAGAAGTGTCCTGGACTTGTTAAGCTTTCACTTAGAATGGAAAGGTTGGCTTAATTAATGAATGATGGTTAGAACTTATATCTATAGATTTATTAACTGGATTGGCTTTTTAATGAAATAAAACAGCAGCTTTATTGAAGGCTAATGAAGATATTAATGTATATCATATGAAATACTATTAACTTACTGTTTTTGGTGTTGATAGTGATGTGGATGCAACAATGCTGGCCTGCATTGCATTTTCCTGCCCTAATCTGGATTCAATGGAGATCCTTACTTCAGATACCTCAGTTAATCGGATCACAGGGTATGCTTCGGATCTCTACTTATTGCAAATGAATATCGTAGTTGTCTTTTGGTCAGATTATGTCTACTATCTTTCATAAGTCATATGCAGCATATGCGCTTTATGATGAGTCAATGCACAAGTAGAGTATTCCTGATTATTTTTGTGGATCTTGATTTCTTTAGCTGGTACTGTTGTTAGCAGTACTCTTTTGCCAATGGATTTGCTAGTTTATTCATTCATTTTCAGTCTCATTGCATGCAAAGAGCTATGTTTGGGAAGTCAGTGATTATGCTACTTCACTTTCTAACAACTACATGAATTATGTGTCAATTCCAAGTTAGTTGGAGTTGGATATATGATTCCTCACTATTCATTTTGCTTGATTTAGATCCTTTTCTATCCACTATTCAATAATTTAGGTTTTCTTACGGTTTACCATTAGATGTTCCCTGCATTTTTAATCAGTATACAAATATCTAACAAGATCAAAACACTTCTAATGAACATAGGACTAAAAGTAAGTGTATCAACATGTTTGAGCCTTAATCCCTATAAATAACTTTTATTGCGTTGTGTTCTCGCTCCCTTTTAATACCGTCAATCACTATAGTTTTACACCTATAGATTGATGCATCTCAAACAACCTTCTCATATTTATCCTCTATGTTAGTTCTTACCTCTTTTGTCAAATGTGATTATATTTAGTCTTATCTAATTTTGTATGACTGCACATCCATGTTATCTGCCTCACACTATAAACCATATTAAAATGGCATGGTATTTTTATAGCCCCCACTTAATATCATACGAGAAGCATTACATGAATCTCATATGCCAATCATAGCTGtatcaaatcttttttttttggattgacCCAACATGATCAGTTCTTATTTGGCATCCATATTGTTATACTGTTAATATCTTAATTGGTGTCCAAATTGGAATGCTGGTAATTTTTGCATAATTAGATATCTTCTGGGAAGACCCCTAATAGAATTTCAAGAGCTGGCCTGTTTTTCTATTCGGTAATGGTTTGATAGTATTATCAACATCAATGTGATCTAATGGTATCTAGTGAAACCCATATGTCTTATATAGGGATGAATTAGGCCGTTTTGTTGCTGACAGAAGGTGCCTTACCAATCTCAAGATGGAAGGCTGTTCAAATCTTGGGCCCTTTACTCTTTTTTCAACCAGCCTTTCCACTCTTTGCCTTTCGGATCTCTTTTGTCACTCCAAGATGGTAAACTGTTTGATGACATTATGTCATTAAGTCACACAAATAGCTATCTAATTTAGTCCATTTTCCCTGGCACAAACCTATGTCTTACATGTATTCACTTGCTTAGGTCTTCAACTGCCCCAATTTAAAGGAGATTTCCCTGGATTTTTCTCGCCAAGAGAAGGATAGCACTGATCTTACTGCTATGGTAGATGGTCTTGGAAGGAGCTGCCCAAGACTACAGAACATTCATGTTGCTTCTGTTCGGCTTACACATGCTGTTGTGCTTGCTCTAACAGCAGCAAATTTAAGGTTTGTAATGGTCTTTGAATTTGGATTCTTACACTTTTTCCTTGACAAGTTTGTCTTTTACGAAAGATACATCTAATATCCCTTCATGAAGCTTATTTGTTTCAATTTTACTGCCTTAAATTTCAGGGGATTACGAATGCTTTCCCTTGTACTAGGGTCAGAAATAACTGATGCATCTGTTGCTGCTATTGCTTCGAGCTACTCAAGGCTTGAGTTACTTGATTTGAGTGGGTAAGTTTCACTTCTTGGCGCTTTCTTTGGTTTCTCCATATTGTCGGGGACGGAAAATAATGGAGTGCTAGGTTATAAGTAGACATTCTAATATTATCCAAGTAGTATGACAGGTGAATTCTTTTCCAAGTAcaagttttattttctttttattgggATGTCTGAATATCCTCAAAGGTCAGTACATTCCtaaagtaaaacaaaaaaaacccATAAAGTGAAAAAAAGCTGCCCTTTTATGGTATACTGAAGGCTTCTTTAGCAATACATCAGGGTAGCAACTGAACCAACTTTGACGGTTGACTAGGAGGCTAATATACTTCTGTGGATTGGGAAGTTAATTTAGAACAAAATTTTGCTTATGTCACAGCAACGACTTCAGTGAGAATGAGCTGGGCCTGGATTTCTAATGTCAACTATTTCTCTTGTTACAGGTCTAGTATTAGTGATAGTGGCATTGGGATGATATGCAATATATTTCCAGAGACATTGTCTAAACTTCTCCTTGCTCTTTGTCCAAATATCAGTTCAAGTAATACTCAAATTTGCTTCTTTGACTATCCAAACCTAGCATCATTTATGGCTTACTCACTAAtatcttttgctttcttgttggATTACCCTCTAGGTGGCATTCAATTTGCTGCAGCTCAGTTGCCTAATCTAGAGATAATGGACTGTGGAATGACTATATGTGATCCAGATTTAGACAGTCCAACAACTCAGGAAAACGATAATGGCGAGTTACAAAGAACACCGATTAGTAAATTACACCTTATATACCAGAAACTGATTATCAAACACAGCCGCTTAAAGAAACTCAGCTTATGGGGTTGCTCTGGCTTAGATGTAAGAATTATCTGTATTATATATAAGGTTTCTTCATGTCATTGCTCCTGTAGCTTATTGAAATTTTCATGCAGGCATTGTATCTAAATTGCCCAGAACTTAATGATTTGAACCTGAACTCTTGTACAAACTTGAATCCAGGTCTGCACTTCACGACCCTCATTTAGGTTGTGATCTCTTTGAAATTTGGggcttttctttctttatatGAGCTATAAATTTTATACTTGACTACAGAAAGATTGCTACTTCAATGCCCCAATCTGGAAAGTGTGCATGCATCATGCTGTCAAGACACATTGGTTGAAACTCTTCAGAATCAGGTAAACCAGCAGATGTCTCCTGCATTTAGACTtatagcctatttggccaagctggataaatcagcttattttgagaagcacttttttcaaaagtgcttttgaaaaaaatacttttggagagaatcagtttgtgtttggctaatcagtctgaaaagtcattttgttaagggtattttaggtaagaagaaaagtaAAAACTACTTCTGTTTCTGCTTTTGGAAAGAGCTACTTTTTTCTACTTCtctgaaactgcttctgcttctttcccaaaagcactttttttcccaaataagcttggccaaacacctcaaattaggaaaaagtgcttttggggaaaaagcacttttttgtcttgagaagcttggccaaacaggctattagtttTCAATTCTGCCTCCTCCTTCTGGCATCTTGAAGGTTCACTTAATTCACTTTGCGCCCAGTTTGCTTCTGTTATGCCTATACTGCAGTCCAAGAATGGGTTCTAAAAGATTGACTCGCCTTTTCTGCAGGTTTGTGGTGATTTTATGGCTGGAGACAATCACTTTCCATCCAAACGTCTTCCTGATGGCTCAAAAAGGATCAGAGTTCCTCATTTATTCAGCCCCCTGGTAATACCAAAGAGCCTGCATCACTACAAGCTGATCACACAACTACATAAGGACATTTGCTTATATTCTAGCCATTTCTGTTAATTTGTTTGGATATTGCTTTTCACATGATTTCTATACAAAAGATTACTTTATTTATGTGCAGCCATTTGATGATGAGAAGAGAAAGAGAAGGATTTCAAAGCAACGGGGTGAGGTGCTTGTTTATTAGTCAAATACTTGTCTTGTATTGGCTTTGTTGTACTCTCGACCAGTTGTCCGTTATTTGTTATATAGTGATCTGAGGCTAATGCCTGACCATGTAATTTTCATTGATTAAACTATACTCAATGTCAATACAGGGATTGTAGTCCCTCCATCAATAAAAAGTACTTGGCTCCGTGAACTTGTGATCAAAATTAAAAGTTTGTCGTATCTTTAGCAGTTTTCCCCTCGATAAAACAAAGGTTGGTTCGAAGAAGGTGCATTCTGCTTGTACACGTCAATTGCTCTTTTTGGTCAATGTTTTATAAGATTGTTTATCctaaaaattggataataattaaatttataatgcggttttaaggatatgtgattttacccaataccaattgataaatgtCAAGATAAGTGATACAAATTGACAATAATATAAAGTAAACTAGTGTTTGGACAATGCCTTCGGGCTAATGAACCCTCGAGCTTGGCAGAGTAAGAACAACTAAAGTTGAGATATTCGTGAATATAAGGTGTTTACAAATGATGGGGactcccctttatatactagaaGAATTCTaattatggtacaattctaattatggAAGTAAATCCTATGTTTGGTACAAATAActgcccttgatttgatctgttttGGGATTTCCGCTGTGATGTTCGACCGGTTACTGATATCTCGCCTTTTTGTTATTGCACTTCACTCGATGTCGGTCATACTTAGTCTTGATTGTTGTTGGCCTCAGTCTCGATGGACACCTCGATTCTTGAACTCGACACCTTGTCTTCGTGCTATAGCCTGATCCATTACGAGCTGGCCCTCGACGTGATCCCCTGGTCTCGATTAAATAGCAAAACCGATTTTAACCGTATATAGATAGTTCCCTTGTTTCTTGGAGTGTAATGAGAAGAAACGAACTAAGCCTTCGATTTTATACTTTGACCAATTATGACGTCATTCTTGTGACGCAACCGACAGAAACAACCGAAGCGTCGTGTCGGTATGGTTCCCAAGATCATTAATTAGTGTCAGTTGATGGTCGACCACTAGTGCCCTTGAACCGTCGCGATAAATCCTTAAATAGGTCTTCTTCTTACTTCTTTAAACTTTACTTTGAAGTTTTCTTGTactaattgtgagcacgtgattttctcCCTAAgctaattattcccaaaaattcaaacaaaatgatttttctttatttttacaatttttgtgcattttggtgttattttctgttaattgtttgcattttatttgtgcatgttaattcatatgaaaatacaaaaatatgcatttgtatttatgatataattttatatttttaggattaattaagggttaatttgttttagaacaaaacatgaaaaatcacaaaaatagttcatttttgcattttaattgttttaatcgtGAATTTGTCGTAAAAtaggttttaaataattttagaatttaattagtgTAGCTTTgaaatattaggactttattttaatttttgcacatttataaaattagggaaaaataaacaaaaatacaaaatgaaaaaaagaaaaaaaaacaaaggaaaataaataaaagGGGTTTTAATACAAATCCACAATTGGGCTCTTTCAATTAAATTCCACCACAACCCAAAACAATGTCATCCGCCCAGGCCCAATGTCGCCCCATTCGGACCCAGCCCCCtttcaaccaaacgacgccgtttggcgtTGTTAAATCTGAGCCCTTAATCGTGTTAATCCAACGGCCCATAACCCTTCCCCATTTGACATAATACTGTCCGAATAAACCTCTAACCCTAGAGACATCAGACCTTCTTCCTCGTACCAATCTCCAGCCCCGCCGGAACCTCGCCGCCGGCAAACGACTTCCTTGCCaaaagccccaaattaacaccatagatttcccatgaatccctctttccattcctaccattggtttccctcgaatattgccggagctcgtcgaatctccgATTGAAGTTTCCAGCCAAGTCGCAAATTCACCTAAACcggcccaaattcacaccatgccTTCCCTTGACCTCCCTCATCCCTAATATCTCATTAGTTTCTGTCAAATACCACCGGAACTGGACGAATTTTTGAATCCGAGGTTCTCGCTGTTTTGGGTTGTTTGGAGGGTTTTTCAAGTCGAGTGACCTCAGGTTAATATTATAGGTCTATTTCGTATGAAATGGATGTATAATATTAACTTGAAGTTAATTTCGAAGATTTTTTCTTTTGGAAGCTAAACTTCAGTAAGTTTTCTCTCCTTCTTTTCTTTAGTTCAATTCATTGTTCTGTCTATTCGATCAAGCATCATTTTAATTATACTAGTTTAAGTTCGTCTCTGATTGATATGGAAGTTTAGGATAATCTTTTAggttaattttcattttttttttgtttctttcttttgtttaaaTTCTGTTTTGATTTTGAATGCTCAAATGACAATTGGTCGTTAAGCTTTCTCTTTGTTCTGTTCATGTGAAATTAGATTTGGAATTTGACTTAGTTTAACTTCAGTTTATGCTTTTGTTAAAGCCTTATCAGTTGGTTATTTGTTCAATCGATATTGGTGTTAATTAATGCATTGTTTAGGATAGGTTGTTTGGGTCAGCTGAATAATTCACATAATAGTTAGTTTTAGGTAAATTTTAGCTAATATGAAGGGGTTGGGATCATGATAACATTAATCTGTAAATTTCAGACTAGTAGAAGGGCATTTTAGGCATAGAAAAGGGTAGTTTCTttaagaatagtaatttcaaagtagggGTAAGGATAGTATAGGTATTTTTTGGGTAGAAAAGCATcatagggccttctagaagggtactTTAGTGTAGATTTTAGCACAATAGAGGTATTTGCTTGTTTAGCAAGTCAAAAATAAagggaccaaactgaaaatagAAAAGgactaaaaagaaataaaaaaatctgatttatcCCCTCCTTGTTGCCTATAAAAGGACATCCAAATGCCTTGGGGAAGGGGCTTCTTTTTcagccaaaaaaaaaattcctacAAAAAGCTTGTTTTCCCTTTTCTCAAAAATTCCAGATTAGTGTTTAAAttcaaatatacaaaaatacaataacatcaaaaaataga
This genomic stretch from Nicotiana sylvestris chromosome 9, ASM39365v2, whole genome shotgun sequence harbors:
- the LOC104230052 gene encoding F-box/LRR-repeat protein 17-like isoform X2, whose protein sequence is MQIPHPHPSTPISDAFVHKRGKKRGSYNCGRCGQPKKGHVCHISKDLNDTNPTEVPTPLPSESKSFVLPSPLSVIRPQQLPPPPHQPLPQLRRALSFDDVDVSDDESPGSDDDDVECLDLENELDLGGSGKLPASALWEVLKRLPPSALLSAAKVCKGWRDVSRRIWKSAEELRLGVPLKAQIGLVGSVLQKCPGLVKLSLRMESDVDATMLACIAFSCPNLDSMEILTSDTSVNRITGDELGRFVADRRCLTNLKMEGCSNLGPFTLFSTSLSTLCLSDLFCHSKMVFNCPNLKEISLDFSRQEKDSTDLTAMVDGLGRSCPRLQNIHVASVRLTHAVVLALTAANLRGLRMLSLVLGSEITDASVAAIASSYSRLELLDLSGSSISDSGIGMICNIFPETLSKLLLALCPNISSSGIQFAAAQLPNLEIMDCGMTICDPDLDSPTTQENDNGELQRTPISKLHLIYQKLIIKHSRLKKLSLWGCSGLDALYLNCPELNDLNLNSCTNLNPERLLLQCPNLESVHASCCQDTLVETLQNQVCGDFMAGDNHFPSKRLPDGSKRIRVPHLFSPLPFDDEKRKRRISKQRGEVLVY
- the LOC104230052 gene encoding F-box/LRR-repeat protein 17-like isoform X1; this encodes MQIPHPHPSTPISDAFVHKRGKKRGSYNCGRCGQPKKGHVCHISKDLNDTNPTEVPTPLPSESKSFVLPSPLSVIRPQQLPPPPHQPLPQLRRALSFDDVDVSDDESPGSDDDDVECLDLENELDLGGSGKLPASALWEVLKRLPPSALLSAAKVCKGWRDVSRRIWKSAEELRLGVPLKAQIGLVGSVLQKCPGLVKLSLRMESDVDATMLACIAFSCPNLDSMEILTSDTSVNRITGDELGRFVADRRCLTNLKMEGCSNLGPFTLFSTSLSTLCLSDLFCHSKMVFNCPNLKEISLDFSRQEKDSTDLTAMVDGLGRSCPRLQNIHVASVRLTHAVVLALTAANLRGLRMLSLVLGSEITDASVAAIASSYSRLELLDLSGSSISDSGIGMICNIFPETLSKLLLALCPNISSSGIQFAAAQLPNLEIMDCGMTICDPDLDSPTTQENDNGELQRTPISKLHLIYQKLIIKHSRLKKLSLWGCSGLDALYLNCPELNDLNLNSCTNLNPERLLLQCPNLESVHASCCQDTLVETLQNQVCGDFMAGDNHFPSKRLPDGSKRIRVPHLFSPLVIPKSLHHYKLITQLHKDICLYSSHFC